A region of Borrelia hispanica CRI DNA encodes the following proteins:
- a CDS encoding DUF685 domain-containing protein, producing the protein MSSEEQILIDNEEYIQINKLNKIGDIKDQHLMLIDDGVSSCHAITYANFFDKTRDKIFKNDGLEYFKEVIKDTIATELINNEDFINKAYSKLLTKILNDDSSSISNIFSQVKSRLTNSMSSSRLNKSDYFVTTNGYGTLQKSSIPEYLLGPPSDFTLSRTRTTSSSIAEYDLRRRAYVIDMTSEYSNQDVILRFYSSDDDKPIYLDILVDATINASGTKYAKRIYTQYASESGKGLIYYLGTKNALVDTLIPLFQGWYIQKRGYSSSSYDTVPRLVKL; encoded by the coding sequence ATGTCATCTGAAGAACAAATTTTAATTGACAATGAAGAATACATACAAATTAACAAACTAAATAAAATTGGTGATATTAAAGACCAACATTTAATGTTGATTGATGATGGGGTTTCTAGTTGTCATGCAATTACATATGCGAACTTCTTTGACAAAACTAGAGACAAAATCTTTAAAAATGATGGTCTTGAATATTTTAAAGAAGTTATTAAAGACACTATTGCTACAGAACTTATTAATAATGAAGACTTTATTAATAAAGCTTATAGCAAGCTACTTACCAAAATTTTAAATGATGATTCTAGTAGTATTTCTAATATCTTTAGTCAAGTAAAGAGCAGACTTACAAATAGTATGTCAAGTTCCAGACTAAATAAATCTGATTATTTTGTTACTACAAATGGCTATGGTACATTACAAAAATCATCTATTCCTGAATACTTACTTGGTCCACCATCTGATTTCACATTATCAAGGACCAGAACTACAAGTAGTTCAATTGCAGAATACGACCTTAGAAGAAGAGCTTATGTCATAGATATGACTTCAGAGTACTCAAATCAAGACGTTATATTAAGATTTTATTCATCTGATGATGACAAACCCATTTATTTAGACATACTTGTAGATGCAACTATTAATGCATCAGGGACTAAATATGCAAAACGAATATATACTCAATACGCTAGTGAATCAGGCAAAGGATTAATATATTATCTTGGTACAAAAAATGCTTTGGTAGATACTCTTATTCCTTTGTTTCAGGGTTGGTATATACAAAAACGTGGATACTCATCATCAAGTTACGATACAGTTCCTAGACTTGTTAAGCTTTAA
- a CDS encoding DUF735 family protein has protein sequence MIPNFLKNTEIAKLIQTETNYANVLLAELKSLNSNFTSINATKHCSSRFIAIWLSQLFRIFYAESQPLASLTSNIDSVLFALRHIGTDESFIRLFKAFLHVDIEITTPQAGVIKIKLLGTIKTNFTAFITPSTPKGNRLKRIKVRETKEGLQTKHRFLTFNFLPKGYSQSIYSFIKNLIPIGRTLKLYDKDNTEIITFN, from the coding sequence ATGATACCTAATTTTCTTAAAAATACAGAAATTGCTAAGTTAATTCAAACTGAAACCAACTATGCTAATGTACTTCTTGCTGAACTTAAAAGTCTAAATTCGAACTTTACTAGTATTAATGCCACAAAACACTGCTCATCAAGATTTATTGCTATATGGTTATCTCAACTCTTTAGAATTTTTTATGCTGAAAGTCAACCTCTTGCATCACTTACATCAAATATTGACAGTGTGCTTTTTGCTTTACGACATATTGGTACCGATGAATCATTTATAAGACTATTTAAGGCTTTTTTACACGTTGATATTGAAATTACAACTCCTCAGGCTGGGGTCATTAAAATTAAACTTCTTGGCACTATAAAAACTAATTTTACTGCATTTATTACGCCTAGCACCCCTAAAGGAAACAGATTAAAACGTATTAAAGTACGTGAAACTAAAGAAGGACTTCAAACTAAACATAGATTTCTAACATTTAATTTTCTTCCTAAGGGATATTCACAATCAATTTATTCATTTATAAAAAACCTTATCCCAATAGGACGGACACTTAAACTATATGATAAAGATAATACAGAAATTATTACTTTTAATTAA
- a CDS encoding DUF276 domain-containing protein (DUF276 is restricted to Borreliella and related spirochetes.), whose protein sequence is RKYVYLKVKYKIDLQNHIYLNIDSRIRDIYKRIVNNNYTDMGIKFEYQDFFAPVNEIKGIKGLKISAVLKDDDKTQISSINDSEFKENQDIDVKPEELLIFNLTDNLFIDITS, encoded by the coding sequence TAGAAAATATGTTTATCTTAAAGTAAAGTACAAAATTGACCTTCAAAATCATATTTATCTTAACATCGACTCACGTATTAGAGACATATATAAACGTATTGTAAATAATAATTACACGGATATGGGTATCAAATTTGAATATCAAGATTTCTTTGCTCCTGTAAATGAAATTAAAGGTATTAAAGGCTTAAAAATATCTGCCGTACTCAAAGACGATGACAAAACTCAAATTTCAAGCATTAATGATTCAGAATTTAAAGAAAATCAAGATATAGATGTTAAGCCTGAAGAATTGCTTATATTTAATCTTACAGACAACCTATTCATTGATATTACATCTTAA